CCGAACCCGGTGCCGATCCACCCGAGGACCCGGCCCACGGTGGCATCGGCCCCGGCCCGGCGGGCCTTGTTGGCGTAGTGGATGGCCATCGGTCCGAACACGATGCCGATGGTCACCAGGGCCAGGATGCCGAACAGCATGGCGTACTGGGCGTCCTTCGCCCCGGGAGCCGGCTGCAGGGCCGGTGCATAGTAGCCGGGTGCGTACCCGGGGGTCGCCGTCTGGCCAGACTGGAGGGGCGGGTACTGGCCGCCCTGGGCGTACGGCGGCGGGGCGGGGTACGGGTACTGCTGCCCCGGGTGGGGCTCGGGGATGTCCTGGCTCATCACGGTGCTCCGTTCTCGTGGGCCCACGTGGGCCGGTCGCAGGCTACCATGCGCCCGAGGCCCCCGGATCCCCCTCCCACGTGGGAGGATGCTCGTGTCTGGCCCCCGCGCGGCCCCTCTCCGGGCGCATGCGCGGTCCCAGGCGGTCCGGCCGTCCCCGAGGCCCGGACATGCCGGGGGCGGCCGGCCCGGGACGGTGCGTCCCCGGACACGGCCGCCCCCGCGCGGTGAGGCCTAGTAGCCGCTCATGGCGAGGATGCTGCCCATCATGAGGAAGAAGATGACGATGGCCAGCAGCCCCCAGATCGTGTCGATCCAGCCCAGCACCTTGCCGGCCGTGGCCGCCTTGCCCAGCTTCTCGGCCTTGTTGGCCTGGATGATGGCGATGGGTCCGAGGACGAGGCCGAAGAAGAACAGGCCGAGGATGCCCAGGATGAGGGACATCTGTGCGGCCTTCTCCGCCTCCACCTGCTGGGCGGACTGGGTCATGTAGAACCCGCCGGGCTGCTCGGACGGGAACTGCTGGGCGGGAGGCTGCTGGAAGGACTGGTCGGAATGGCTCATGGAATCCCCTACGGTGTCGAGTGGCCGCCGAGTGCGGTCGTTCGACAGCGTACCCGCGCGGCCTCGCCCGGACCCCGTATTTCTCCTCGTCAGACCGCGTTTGACGGGCCGGGCCGCTTCTCCTCTAGCTGCGGGCCCATGGGCTGTGGGGACGATCGCTGCCGGCGCCGACCGTCACCGGTCCGGGCCTCGCGGATCGTCCCGACCGCCACCAGCTTGGCCGCCTCGAGCCCCGACTGCTCGGAGGCGTACTCCCCCGCCGCCCGGCACGGACGGTAGCTGTCCCCGCCGCCTGCCGACTCCCCCGGCTCGCCGCTGCCCGCGCGGACCCCGAGGGCCAGGAACGCGGGGTCCGGCGCGGCCAGGTGCTTCCCCAGGGCGGTGCCTCCCGGGCGCAGTGCCGTTCCGGTCCTGTCCTCCGGAGCCGCTCAGGCCCCCACGTACGCGGCGAGGTGGCGGCCGGTGAGGGTCTCCCCCGCCGTCCCGGACCGGGCCACCAGCTCGGCCGGCGTGCCCTCGAAGACGACCCGGCCGCCGTCGTGCCCGGCCCCCGGGCCCAGGTCCACGATCCAGTCCGCGTGGGCCATGACGGCCTGGTGGTGCTCGATGACGACCACGGTCCGCCCGGAGTCCACCAGCCGGTCCAGCAGTCCCAGCAGGTTCTCGACGTCGGCCAGGTGCAGCCCCGTGGTCGGCTCGTCCAGCACGTAGACCTCGCCGGCGGCGCCCATCTCGTTGGCGAGCTTCAGGCGCTGGCGCTCCCCGCCGGAGAGGGTGGTGAGCGGCTGGCCGAGGGTGAGGTACCCGAGCCCGACGTCGGCCAGGCGCAGCAGGACCTTGTGGGCGGCGGGGACGCGGGCCTCGCCCTCGGCCAGGAACCGCTCGGCCTCGTCGACCGACATCTCCAGCACCTCGGCGATGTTGCGCCCGCCGAGGGTGAACTCCAGCACCGCGGACTGGTAGCGGCGGCCCTCGCAGTCCTGGCACGTGGAGGCCACCGTGGACAGGAAGCCGAGCTCGGTGTAGATCACCCCGGCACCCTTGCACGTGGGACAGGCGCCCTCGGAGTTCGCGCTGAACAGGGCGGGCTTGACGCCGTTGGCCTTGGCGAAGGCCTTGCGGACGGGTTCGAGCAGTCCGGTGTAGGTGGCCGGGTTGGACCGGCGGGAGCCCTTGATGGCCGTCTGGTCCACCACCACCACGCCCTCGCGGCCGGCGACCGAGCCGTTCACCAGCGAGCTCTTGCCGGACCCGGCCACGCCGGTGACGGCCACCAGCACGCCCAGCGGGATGTCGACGTCCACCCCGCGCAGGTTGTTCGTGTCCGCCCCGCGCACCTCGAGGGCCCCGGTGGGCCGGCGGACCGCGTCCTTGAGCCGGGCCCGGTCGTCCAGGTGCCGTCCCGTCAGGGTGTCCGAGGCGCGCAGCCCGGCGAGGTCGCCCTGGTAGGTGACCCGTCCGCCCCCCGCGCCGGCGCCGGGGCCGAGGTCCACCACGTGGTCCGCGATCGCGATCGTCTCGGGCTTGTGCTCGACGACCAGCACGGTGTTGCCCTTGTCCCGCAGCTCCAGCAGGAGCCGGTTCATCTTCTCGATGTCGTGCGGGTGCAGGCCGATGGTGGGCTCGTCGAAGACGTAGGTGACGTCCGTGAGGGACGAGCCCAGGTGCCGGATCATCTTGGTGCGCTGGGCCTCGCCGCCGGAGAGCGTCCCGGCCGGCCGGTCCAGGCTCAGGTAGCCCAGGCCGATCTCCACGAAGCCGTCCAGGGTGTCCACGAGGGCCTGCCGCAGCGGGGCCACCGAGGGCTCGTCGAGCTCCCGGACCCACTGCGCGAGGTCGGAGACCTGCATCGCGCACACGTCCGCGATGTTCTTCCCCCGGATCAGCGAGGACCGCGCCTCGGGCGCCAGCCGCGTGCCCCCGCACTCCGGGCAGGTGGCGAACGTGACCGCCCGGTCCACGAACCGGCCGATGTGCGGCTGCATGGCCTCGCGGTCCTTGCTCAGCATGGAGCGCTGGATGGACGGGATGAGCCCGAGGTAGGTGAGGTTGATGCCGTCGACCGAGATCTTCGTGGCCTCCCGGTAGAGCAGGTCGTGGCGCTGGCGCTTGGTGAACCGCTTCACCGGCTTGTCCAGCGGGAAGTAGCCGGCCCCGCCGTAGATGCGCCCGTACCAGCCGTCCATGCTGTAGCCGGGCACCAGGATGGCGCCCTCGGCCAGGGTGCGCTCCTCGTCCACGATCGCGGTGAGGTCGAAGTCCGTCACCGCCCCGCGGCCCTCGCAGTGCGGGCACATCCCGCCGAGCCGGTTGAAGGTCGCCTTCTCCGCGATCGTCCTCCCGCCGCGCTCCACGGTGATGGCACCGGAGGCGGAGACCGAGGGGACGTTGAAGGAGTACGCGTTGGGCGGGCCGATGTGCGGCTCCCCCAGCCGGCTGAACAGGATCCGCAGCTGGGCGTTGACGTCCGTGGCCGTGCCCAGGGTGGACCGCGGGTCCGAGCCCATCCGCTCCTGGTCCACGATGATCGTGGTCGTCAGGCCCTCGAGCACGTCCACGTCCGGGCGGTCCATGGTGGGCATGAACCCCTGGACGAAGCTCGAGTACGTCTCGTTGATCAGCCGCTGCGACTCCGCCGCGATCGTGCCGAAGACGAGCGAGCTCTTGCCGGACCCGGAGACGCCCGTGAACACGGTGAGCCGGCGCTTGGGCAGGTCCAGGGCGAGGTCCTTGAGGTTGTTCTGCCGCGCCCCGACCACGCGCAGGGTGTCGTGGCGGTCGGCCGGGTGGACGGGGGCGGACGGTGGGGTGCTGCTCACCCGGCTCATCCTGCCACGGCCCGGGCCCGGACCGCAGTCCCGGGACCTGGCGGGACGACTCTGGCCAACGGCACGGGCCCGTGTGATCCTGTGGACCATGGAGACGGATACCGCTGCCAGCTTCGACCAGACCACCGAACGCCTCCCGGCCCACCAGGAGGGGCCCCCGCCCCGGCCGCACGTGGAGGCCTACCGGGCCGCCTCGAACGCGCTGGCCCGCGTCTGCTCCCGGATCACCGACTGGGAGGCCCCGGGGCTCGGTGAGTGGACCGTCCGCGACCTGGCCGGGCACGTGGACCGGGCGCTCGTCAACGTCACCGCCTACCTCGAGGCCGGCACGGAGCCGGGGGCGCCGTTCGTGGAGGGGCCCGTGGCGTACTACCGAGCCTTCTGGGGCCGGCACGACGACGAGGGCGTCGCCGAGCGCGGCCGCCTCGCCGGGCAGGCCCTCGGCGAGGAGCCGGCCATCACGATCGAGCGCGACCGCGTGCTGGCCCAGGCCGTGGTGGACCGCACCCCGGACGACGCCCGGCTGCGCACGCCCGTGGGCACCATGACCCTGGCGGGGTACCTGCCGACCCGCACGTTCGAGCTGGCCGTGCACACCGCCGACCTGGCCCGCGCCACGGGGCAGGAGGTCCCCTCGTCCCTGGACGCGGCGTGGCCGGAGGTCATCCGCCTGGCCGCCGAGCTGGCGATCGAGAACGGGCAGGCGGTCGACCTCGTCATGGCCATCACCGGCCGCGGCACGCTGCCCGAGGGGTTCACGGTCCTCTAGTCCGGGCCGGTCGTGGCGTAGCCTGCGGCAGGGACCGGCCGGCGCCCCCACGGGCGCCGGGGACGCCGACCGAAGGAGCACCGTCATCACCGCCGCACACTTCCGGGTCGGGGACCGGGTCGCCGTCCTCGCGGGCCACCGGCGCTTCCCCCGGGCCTCGTACGCGACCGTCGAGCGGGAGACCCGGCACCACTGGGTGGTCGACGGCGTCCGCTACCTCAAGTCCACCGGACTGGAGGCCGATCCCCCGGCGTCGATGCCGCCCGCGCGGCTCGTGGGGGCCGACGACCGGTGGGCGGCCGAGCTCGTCGCGCGGCAGTCCCGCAGCGCCCTGCTCACCCGGCTCGAGGACGCCACCGAGCACCTGGGCGGCCACCCCGCCGACCGGGAGGCGGCGCTCGCCGTCCTGGAGGCGGCCCGGTCCTACCTCGCCGCGCTCGACGGGGAGCCGGCGCCGGAGGCCCGGCCGGTGCCCCGGGAGGCCCGGGCCACGGGGGTGCCGGACGCCGCGACGGCCCCCGAGGAGCACGGGCGCCGTCCCTGAGGACGGCCTGGGCCGTCCGGAGTCAGCCCTCGGTGTGCAGGGAGAAGATGATGCCGTGCCCGCCCGGCCAGGTGGCCGTGAGCCGGCGCGCCTCGGCGAGGTGCTCCGATCCGGGGTCCTCTGGGCTGGCCACCACGCGGTGCACCTGCACGCGACCGGCCCGCTCGGGCGCCGGTCCCAGCACCGTCACGCTCACCTCGTTCGGCTCGTGGCCGATGTACTGGCCGTCCTCGGCGTACAGGTGGGTCTCGGCCTGCTGCTGCTCCCCCTCCAGGGCGCGCAGGAAGCAGGCGGTCGCCACGGGGTCGGCCATGGCGTCGTACACCCAGCGCCGGCCGAGCACGGAGTGGTCCACGGTGCCCAGCAGGTAGGGCTCGGCGCCCTCGAGGGGCGCGGCGCGGTAGGACAGCGGGACGTGGAGCACCGCCTCCTGGCCGGCCCGCCGGAGCAGGTGCGCCTCGATGCCGACCTCGCCCTCGGGGTCGTCGAAGCGGTAGGCCCCGACCTTCTCGAGCTCACCCTCCCCGGACCAGGGCTGCTGGGACAGCCAGGAGCCGAGCAGGTCCATCTTGGAGGGAACGAGGGTCGCTTGGTAGACGGTCGCCATGCGGGCCAGTCTACGGGCGGCTAGATCCGGGCCGCGAGGCGGGTGGCCTGCTCGATCGCCCGGCGAGCGTCCAGCTCGGCGGCCACGTCGGCCCCGCCCACGAGGACGACGTCGGCCCCGGCGGCCACGAGCGGGGCGTGCAGGTCCCGCCGGGAGACCTGGCCCGCGCACACGACGACGTCGTCCACCGCCAGCACGCGCGGGACCCCGTCCACCTCGAGGTGCAGGCCGGCGTCGTCGATCCGCACGTAGCGGGCGCCCGTGACGAACTCGACGCCGCGGGCGCGCAGCGTGGCCCGGTGCACCCAGCCGGTGGTGCGCCCCAGGCCCGCGCCCATCGGCGTCGCCCTGCGCTGCACCAGGTGCACCCGCCGGGGCGGCGGTGCCGGGCGCGGCGTGGTGAGCCCGCCCCGGCCGGCGAAGTCCGGGTCCACGCCCCACTGCGCCTGCCAGTCCGCCAGCGCCGGTCCCCGGCCGCCGTCGCCGGGCTCGGACAGCAGCCCGGCCACGTCGAAGCCGATGCCCCCGGCCCCGATCACGGCCACGCGCTCGCCGCAGCGCACCCGCCCGGCCACGACATCCGGATAGGCGTGCACTTCCGGCCGGTCGATGCCGGGCAGGTCCGGCTCGCGCGGCACCACGCCGGTGGCCAGGACGACCCGGTCGTAGCCGCCCGCGAGCAGCTCCGCCGCGTCCACGGCGTGGCCGAGCCGCACGTGCACGCCCGTCTCCCCCAGGCGGACGGCGAAGTAGCGCAGGGTCTCGGCGAACTCCTCCTTGCCCGGGATCTCCCGGGCCAGGCGGAATTGCCCGCCGATCTCCGCCCCGGCCTCGAAGAGGTCCACGCGGTGACCACGGGCTGCCGCCTCGGTGGCGGCGGCCAGGCCCGCCGGGCCGGCGCCCACGACGGCGATGCGGCGCCCCGCCGCCGGCGCCGCCCGGTGCGCCCGTGGCAGTGCGGGCGCGGCGGGAGCCGGGGCGAGGGGCAGCAGCGGACGGTCCGGCAGGGGCGGGAACGCCGGGTCCGTCTCGCGGCCGGCCCGGGGGTTGACGAGGCACGTCGCGGGCCGGCCCTGGAAGGCGTGGTCGAGGCAGGCCTGGTTGCAGGCGATGCACGTGTTGATGCGCTCCGGGGTCCCGGCGGCGGCCTTCGCCACCCACTGCGGGTCGGCCAGCAGGGGCCGGGCCATCATGACGAGGTCGGCGTGCCCGGCCGCCA
This genomic window from Citricoccus sp. SGAir0253 contains:
- a CDS encoding FAD-dependent oxidoreductase: MTAPTAGRPVPDRPATAYPHLFRPVTVGPLRLANRVVMGSMHVGLEDEPRDAPRLAAFYAERAHGGVGLIITGGVAPDRTGRLTPGAGTLSSWREARAHRMVTEAVHAEGGRIALQLLHAGRYAYHPLAAGPDRSRAPITPFTARRLSSGAVERTVRHVVRAAGFARAAGYDGVEVMGSEGYLVNEFLAPRTNHRTDAWGGSARRRRRVATEVVRRIRAAAGPDFLIAFRLSVVDLVPEGQTLAEVLDLARELEAAGADLLDTGIGWHESRVPTIATSVPRAAFTDFTRRVREVVTIPVAAANRINMPDTAERVLAAGHADLVMMARPLLADPQWVAKAAAGTPERINTCIACNQACLDHAFQGRPATCLVNPRAGRETDPAFPPLPDRPLLPLAPAPAAPALPRAHRAAPAAGRRIAVVGAGPAGLAAATEAAARGHRVDLFEAGAEIGGQFRLAREIPGKEEFAETLRYFAVRLGETGVHVRLGHAVDAAELLAGGYDRVVLATGVVPREPDLPGIDRPEVHAYPDVVAGRVRCGERVAVIGAGGIGFDVAGLLSEPGDGGRGPALADWQAQWGVDPDFAGRGGLTTPRPAPPPRRVHLVQRRATPMGAGLGRTTGWVHRATLRARGVEFVTGARYVRIDDAGLHLEVDGVPRVLAVDDVVVCAGQVSRRDLHAPLVAAGADVVLVGGADVAAELDARRAIEQATRLAARI
- a CDS encoding DUF4190 domain-containing protein — translated: MSHSDQSFQQPPAQQFPSEQPGGFYMTQSAQQVEAEKAAQMSLILGILGLFFFGLVLGPIAIIQANKAEKLGKAATAGKVLGWIDTIWGLLAIVIFFLMMGSILAMSGY
- a CDS encoding maleylpyruvate isomerase N-terminal domain-containing protein; this translates as METDTAASFDQTTERLPAHQEGPPPRPHVEAYRAASNALARVCSRITDWEAPGLGEWTVRDLAGHVDRALVNVTAYLEAGTEPGAPFVEGPVAYYRAFWGRHDDEGVAERGRLAGQALGEEPAITIERDRVLAQAVVDRTPDDARLRTPVGTMTLAGYLPTRTFELAVHTADLARATGQEVPSSLDAAWPEVIRLAAELAIENGQAVDLVMAITGRGTLPEGFTVL
- a CDS encoding excinuclease ABC subunit UvrA, with translation MSRVSSTPPSAPVHPADRHDTLRVVGARQNNLKDLALDLPKRRLTVFTGVSGSGKSSLVFGTIAAESQRLINETYSSFVQGFMPTMDRPDVDVLEGLTTTIIVDQERMGSDPRSTLGTATDVNAQLRILFSRLGEPHIGPPNAYSFNVPSVSASGAITVERGGRTIAEKATFNRLGGMCPHCEGRGAVTDFDLTAIVDEERTLAEGAILVPGYSMDGWYGRIYGGAGYFPLDKPVKRFTKRQRHDLLYREATKISVDGINLTYLGLIPSIQRSMLSKDREAMQPHIGRFVDRAVTFATCPECGGTRLAPEARSSLIRGKNIADVCAMQVSDLAQWVRELDEPSVAPLRQALVDTLDGFVEIGLGYLSLDRPAGTLSGGEAQRTKMIRHLGSSLTDVTYVFDEPTIGLHPHDIEKMNRLLLELRDKGNTVLVVEHKPETIAIADHVVDLGPGAGAGGGRVTYQGDLAGLRASDTLTGRHLDDRARLKDAVRRPTGALEVRGADTNNLRGVDVDIPLGVLVAVTGVAGSGKSSLVNGSVAGREGVVVVDQTAIKGSRRSNPATYTGLLEPVRKAFAKANGVKPALFSANSEGACPTCKGAGVIYTELGFLSTVASTCQDCEGRRYQSAVLEFTLGGRNIAEVLEMSVDEAERFLAEGEARVPAAHKVLLRLADVGLGYLTLGQPLTTLSGGERQRLKLANEMGAAGEVYVLDEPTTGLHLADVENLLGLLDRLVDSGRTVVVIEHHQAVMAHADWIVDLGPGAGHDGGRVVFEGTPAELVARSGTAGETLTGRHLAAYVGA